One stretch of Armigeres subalbatus isolate Guangzhou_Male chromosome 2, GZ_Asu_2, whole genome shotgun sequence DNA includes these proteins:
- the LOC134211128 gene encoding uncharacterized protein LOC134211128 — MNRRGGRDYDDRGGRGGGGSSNLMRRNDRNGGRVEKRFDKQERNGENLRAIRWDQVKLEPFKKDFFQPASSVLERSRSDVCQFLDKNEITMIGKNVPAPILQFAEGGFPNVFLDEMGRQGFQEPTSIQAVGWSIAMSGRDMVGIAKTGSGKTLAYILPALIHISNQPRLLRGDGPIALVLAPTRELAQQIQQVCNDFGRRMSIMNTCIFGGASKHPQADDLRRGVEIVIATPGRLIDFLESGTTNLRRTTYLVLDEADRMLDMGFEPQIRKIISQIRPDRQVLMWSATWPKEIRKLAEEFLREYIQINIGSLNLAANENIMQVIECCEEYEKESRLFKLLNELSQQGDSKTIIFVETKRKVDQISNVIKRNGWRCDGIHGDKTQKDRDYVLNTFRRLRSGILVATDVASRGLDVDDVKYVINFDFPNNTEDYIHRIGRTGRSTNKGTSYTFFTPGNASKAGDLVAVLREANQYVNPELEQYARSGGRNRGGNRGRFGGGGGRQMRNDGKGRRGDDYRSGNGDDRGPKFGRRDDYGSGNRNDFGSRNGFGGDRDGQRGGGFGGNKDRDGGFKSNGYNNSNDRGGYGSRDGQKGGSGFGSNSDRSGGYGNNSDSRSSGSRQNQQNGSSGGGFSEASTVSLPNFSKPPPSFSAPSTGGFTAPPPSRRPEERQRPPLASTIGSSFGSMSGASTTSSYQSSNNQYSSSQSRPYGSRPSVPSAVGSGM, encoded by the exons AT GAATCGCCGTGGAGGACGCGACTACGACGACCGTGGAGGCCGCGGTGGCGGAGGCTCATCAAATCTGATGCGTCGAAACGACCGTAATGGCGGACGGGTAGAAAAACGCTTCGACAAACAGGAGCGCAATGGGGAAAATCTGCGAGCCATACGGTGGGATCAGGTGAAGTTGGAACCATTcaagaaggatttttttcaaccCGCTAGTAGCGTTTTGGAGCGGTCTAGGTCTGATGTGTGCCAATTTTTGGACAAGAACGAGATTACGATGATCGGTAAGAATGTTCCGGCTCCGATTCTGCAGTTCGCCGAGGGTGGTTTTCCGAATGTGTTTTTGGACGAGATGGGTCGCCAAGGTTTTCAGGAACCGACAAGCATCCAGGCCGTTGGCTGGTCGATTGCGATGAGCGGGCGCGATATGGTAGGAATTGCAAAAACAGGAAGTGGCAAAACCTTGGCCTACATTTTGCCTGCGTTGATCCATATCAGCAACCAACCGAGACTCTTACGCGGCGATGGGCCCATTGCACTCGTACTGGCCCCCACTCGTGAATTGGCCCAGCAGATCCAGCAAGTTTGTAATGATTTTGGTCGTCGTATGAGCATTATGAACACTTGTATTTTCGGGGGTGCTTCCAAGCATCCTCAAGCAGATGATTTGAGACGTGGGGTGGAGATCGTTATCGCAACCCCTGGACGGTTGATAGATTTCCTCGAAAGCGGAACTACCAATCTGAGACGTACCACATACTTGGTACTTGATGAGGCGGATCGGATGCTTGACATGGGCTTCGAGCCACAAATTAGAAAAATCATTTCTCAAATTCGACCGGACAGACAGGTTCTTATGTGGTCGGCTACCTGGCCGAAAGAAATTCGTAAGCTGGCTGAAGAGTTTCTGCGGGAGTACATTCAAATCAACATCGGGTCGCTCAATTTAGCGGCCAATGAGAACATTATGCAGGTCATCGAATGCTGCGAAGAGTACGAGAAGGAAAGTCGTCTCTTCAAATTGTTGAACGAACTGTCTCAGCAAGGGGACAGTAAGACGATTATTTTCGTCGAAACCAAACGCAAAGTCGATCAAATTTCAAACGTTATCAAGCGCAACGGATGGAGATGCGATGGAATCCACGGTGATAAAACGCAAAAGGATCGAGATTACGTACTAAATACGTTCCGACGGTTGCGCAGCGGTATTTTGGTCGCTACCGATGTAGCTTCTCGGGGTTTAG ATGTCGACGATGTTAAGTACGTCATCAATTTTGATTTCCCGAACAACACGGAGGATTATATTCATCGCATTGGGCGCACTGGTCGTTCCACCAACAAAGGCACATCGTACACGTTCTTCACACCCGGCAACGCTTCCAAGGCCGGAGATTTAGTCGCAGTTTTAAGGGAAGCAAATCAG TATGTTAATCCGGAATTGGAGCAATATGCCCGAAGTGGTGGTCGCAACCGTGGCGGTAACCGTGGACGTTTTGGCGGCGGTGGTGGACGCCAGATGAGAAATGACGGTAAAGGCCGCCGCGGTGACGATTATCGTAGTGGCAATGGAGACGATCGCGGTCCAAAGTTCGGTCGTCGTGATGATTATGGAAGTGGAAACCGTAATGATTTCGGTTCCAGAAATGGCTTCGGAGGAGATCGCGATGGTCAACGAGGCGGCGGATTCGGTGGAAACAAGGACCGAGATGGTGGCTTCAAATCGAACGGTTATAACAACTCCAATGATCGCGGAGGATATGGCTCCCGTGATGGTCAAAAGGGTGGATCTGGTTTTGGCTCGAATTCCGACAGATCTGGAGGGTATGGCAACAATAGCGATTCTCGATCATCTGGATCTCGTCAAAATCAGCAGAATGGATCAAGTGGTGGTGGATTCAGTGAAGCAAGTACTGTATCATTGCCGAATTTCAGCAAACCACCACCATCGTTCTCAGCGCCATCTACAGGAGGTTTTACTGCCCCACCTCCATCACGGCGCCCTGAAGAAAGACAGCGACCACCACTTGCCAGCACTATTGGCAGTTCATTTGGATCTATGAGTGGCGCTAGTACCACGTCTAGCTACCAGagcagcaacaatcaatatTCGTCGAGCCAGTCCCGTCCTTATGGATCTCGTCCTAGCGTTCCATCAGCAGTTGGTAGTGGCATGTAA